From Gemmatimonadota bacterium:
GCTCCTTCCGGGTCGGGTGCTCCTGTTCACTTCGTCGCTGCATCCGGAGTGGAGCGACTTCCCGCTGACCGGCGCCTTCCTTCCACTTCTGCACGAGGCGGTCCGGTATCTCGCCGAGTCCGCGTCTCCCGCCACCCGGGAAGTGTCCGTGGGGGAGGGCGCATTGGTGCACCTCGTGGCCGCTCCCGCCGGGGGCGCCGTGACGGTGACCGGCCCGGGCGGGAAGACGCGAACGGTCGTGCCGGAACCGGAGGCGGGCGGGTATGCGCTTTCGCTCGACCGGGCGGGCGCTCCGGGGATCTGGACATTCACGGGAGCCGACGGAGATACGCTGGCCGCGGTGGCCGCCACCGTCCCCGCCGCCGAATCCGATCCGGCGGCTCTCCGTGCGGCGGAACTCCACTCGCGTCTCCAGGGCCGCGGGGAACTCCATGCGAACGGATCAGGCATCGTCCGGCAACTCACGGAGATTCGTACGGGCCGGGAGATCGCGGGGATCTTCCTGTGGTTCGCCGCGGTCTTCCTGGCGCTGGAGATGCTGCTGGCGGGCCGCCTTCGCATTCCCGAGCATCGAACAACGCGGGTGGCGTCGTGAACTCGGTCGCGGAGGTTGTCGACGCGCTTGCGGGGGCCGCGCCGATCCGGGAGACACGGGACGCCCTTCAGGAAAGCCGGAACACCACGCTTCTCGGGCTGGCCTGCTCCGCGAGAGGCGTGGCACTTGCGCACCTGCAGTGTGCGTCGGGTCGCCCGCTTCTCGTCGTCGTGCCGTCCCGGGAGGAGGCGGAGGCGCTCGTCGGGGATCTGGAAGCGTGCCTTGGCGAAGACGCCGTCTTCTACTTTCCGGATACGGAGGTGCTTCCCTACGACTCCCGATCCCCGCATGTCGGGCTCACGGCGGAGCGGGTCGAATCGCTGGCCGCGCTGGCCGCCGCCGGTGCTCCCGTCACCGTGACGACGGCGTCGGCACTGGCCGGGCGGACGCTGCCGCGTGCGCTCTTCGACTCTTCGGTACTCCGCCTGCGCACCGGGGGGGAGATCGCCCTCGACGATCTGACCACCGCACTGGCCGTGCGGGGGTTCCGCCGGGAGCGACTGGTGGAGGAGATCGGCACCTTTGCGGTGCGGGGCGGGTTGATTGACCTCTATCCCTTCGGCGAACGCAATCCGATCCGCGTGGAACTCTTCGGCGACGAGATCGAGTCCATTCGCTCCTTCGATGCGGCCACTCAGCTCACCGTCAGCGAGTCGCGCAAGGTGACGATTCTCCCGCAGCGGGAACTGATCCTGACGGACGAAGTGGTGAAGTCCGCATCTGCGCGCGGAGATCTGCCCTTCGATCGCGGGGCGGACCCCTTCGTCGAAGGCGTGGAGTCTTACCTGCCGCGCTTCCATCCCGATGCTTCCACGCTGCTCGATTACCTTCCCGACGATGCCGCGATCGTGCTCGACGAACCGGGTCGTGTCCGGGACGAGATCGCGAGCGCCATGGCCGCCGCCGAAGAAGCGCACGCGGAGCTCACTTCCCGCGGGCGTTCTCTCCCCGCGCCATCGGAACTGCGTGCGGCCGCCGGGGAGATCGCCGAGGGGATGGCCCGGCGAACCGTGCTGCGGCTGGCGCTCTTCGAGGGCGAATCGGTGAACACAGCGCTGGCAGCCGGGGAGGGCGCGCGCCCTGAGACGCGACGCCTTCGGGTGCACTCTCAGGAAGCCCATCGCGGCAACTTCGCCGTCTTCCGGGAGCGCCTGACCGGGATTCTCGACGAGGGACATACCGTCCACATCCTCTGCGACAACCGCGGTCAGGCCGATCGATTGAGCGGCATGCTCGATGAGCTGGCGGAGCGCGTGCATCTGCGTGTCGCGTCGCTTCGAAACGGTTTCTCGATTCCCGACATCGGCCTCGTGGTGTTGACCGACCACGAACTCTTCGCACGGACGGGACGCCGGTACCGGGCCTTTCGCCACGGCGGCGGCGCACCCATCCACGACTATGCCGCGCTTCGCAAGGGGGACTTTGTCGTTCATGTGGAACACGGCCTCGCGCGCTACGCGGGCATTCATCTCCTGCGTGCGGGAGGCGTGGAGTCCGAGTGTCTCCTCCTGCGGTATTCCGGAGGGGACACGCTCTATGTTCCGGTCGATCAGCTCAACCTCGTGCAGAAGTATGTCGGCGGGGAGTCGGGCGAGTCGCCGCCGGTGCATCGACTCGGGAGTGGCCAGTGGGAGAAGGTGCGCGCGCGCGCCCGCAAGTCCGTGGAGAAGATGGCTGCGGAACTGCTGGAGATTCACGCGGCCCGGACCGAGCGCCGCCGTGACCCCTACCCGCCGGACGGAGAGTGGCAGACGGAGATGGAGGCGTCCTTCATCTACGAGGAAACGCGTGATCAGCGCCGCGCCACCGACGATGTCAAACGCGACATGACCTCCCCCCGGCCGATGGACCGTCTGGTATGCGGAGATGTCGGTTACGGGAAGACGGAAGTGGCCATTCGCGCCGCATTCAAGGCCGCGACGGAGGGTCGCCAGGTGGCGGTTCTCGTGCCGACGACGATTCTCGCGCAGCAGCACCTCAACACCTTTCGTGAACGACTGGCCGCGTACCCGGTGGTTGTGGAGATGCTGTCGCGCTTCGTCGCCCCGAAGGACATTCGGCAGACCGTGGCCCGAATCGGCCGTGGCGAGGTCGATATCGTCATTGGAACGCACCGGATTCTTTCGAAGGATGTGATGTTTCCGAAACTCGGCCTGGTGATCGTCGACGAGGAGCAGCGATTCGGTGTGGCGCACAAGGAAAAGCTGAAGCGTTTCCGCAGGCTTGTGGATGTCCTGACGCTCACGGCCACTCCGATCCCGCGAACATTGAGCATGGCCATCAGCGGTCTGCGCGACATCTCGGTCATCAACACGCCGCCGCCGAACAAGCTGCCCATCGAGACTGAGGTGCTGGAGTCGTCCGACGAGGTGGTGTGCAAGGCGATTCTCCGGGAGATCAAGCGCGGGGGGCAGGTCTTCTTCGTACACAATCGGGTGCGCTCGATCGGCGCCATGGCCGAGCGGTTGCGGGAGCTTCTTCCCGAGCTGCGGTTTGATGTGGCGCACGGGCAGATGGCGGAGCGGGAACTCGAAAAAGTGATGATGGAGTTTCTGGACCGGCGGAGCGATGTGCTGGTCTCCACCATGATCATCGAGTCGGGACTGGATCTGCCGAATGTGAACACCATTCTTGTGAGCCGTGCGGATACGCTGGGGCTGGCGCAGCTGTACCAGCTTCGGGGCCGTGTGGGGCGTTCGAATCATCGGGCCTTCGCGTACCTTCTGCTGCCTCCCGGAGGGGAACTCTCCGATGTGGCCCGCAAGCGACTTCGCGCCATCGAGGAGTTCTCCGACCTCGGTTCGGGATTCCGTCTGGCCACGCGCGACATGGAGATCCGCGGCGTCGGCAACTTCCTCGGCCCGGAGCAGACCGGCCATGTCCATGCGATCGGCTACGACCTCTACTGTCGCCTCCTGCGTGAGGAGATCGCGCGGCTTCGCGGAGAGGCACCGCCCGAAGAGCGCTCCGTGGTGAAGATGACCGCGGAGGTCGATGCTTTCCTCCCGCCGGACTACATCGACGACCCGGATCAGCGGATCCTGTTCTACAAGCGACTGGCGGATCTGTCCGACCGGCGGGAACTCCCGCGTGTGGAGGAGGAACTTCGCGATCGGTACGGTCGGCTTCCGGACCCGGCTCGCCACCTTCTACTCCTCAAGGAGATGCGCCTTCTGGCCGAGTCGGGAGGCGTGGAGGAACTGTTTGTCGGAAAAGAAGCCGCAACGCTGCGGCTCGCGGACGGCTGCTCCCCGTCTCCCGCCACCATGAAGGAACTGCTTCGTGTGGTCCCCGGGGATCTGTCCTTCCGGGCGGACGGGCGGGAGGGGCTTCGCCTGCGCCTGGAGGCTCTCACTCCCGAGGAGGTTCGGGAGTCCATTCGGGCGCTCTTGCGGGTCTTGGGAGACTCTGATACCGTCCCGCGCTCCGGAGTAGTGGAATGACACCAAAGGAAGGGGCAGGAACCTTGCGAATCGCCGTGAGAACCGTGATTGGACTGCTGGCGGTCATGGCCCTCGTGGCCGGCTGTGGAGGAAACGGAAGAGACAAGGATGTTGTGGCATCCGCCGGGGACATTCAGGTGACCCTTGCGGACTTCCATGCGGCGCTGGAGAGCATTACGCCGGCCTACCGCCCTGAGGTGGCCACGATGGAAGGTCGTCGCAGCTTCGCGAACGATGTGCTGAACCACCGGATCATTCTGCAGGCGGCCGAGGAAAGCGGACCGCCGATGGATCCGAGAGTCACCGCGGCACTGGAGGAGAATGCCCGCAGCATGATGGCGGGCGTTCTCTACCGGGAAGTTGTGGAGGGCACAGTGGAGGTGACCGGGAAGGATGTGGCCGATCTCTACGAGCGCCGTTCCGAGAATGTGGATATGTCCCACATTCTTGTCGGGAGCCGGGAAGAGGCGGACCGGATTCTGGGAAACATCCGCTCCGGCTCCACTTCGTTCGAGGCCGCCGCGCAGGAACACTCGCTGGACCCCTCCACCGCGCGGGAGGGCGGGCACTCGGGAGAGGTTTCGTGGACGAGCAAGGCGGCGCCGCACCAGATGGCCGCATTTGACGCGGAAGTCGGCGTGCTGACCGGCCCGATCGAGACCGAGTACGGCTACCACATCCTGCTGGTGCACGAGAGGGTTCCCGCGGAGCAACTTCCGCTGGAAGAACTGCGCCACACGCTGCGTACCGAAGTGCGACAGATGAAGGAGTTCGAGGCGATGAGGGACTTCTACGCCTCGCTTTGCGATCAGCACAGCCTGACCTGGAACGACTCCGGACTGAGTGCTCTGCAGGATGTTCTCGCCCGGGATCTGGCGCAGGACATCGACACGATTCCGCCCGCCGATCGGTTTGTCCCCAGCCCCACCCGGGACGAGGCCGCGCAGGTTCTCGCGACCTTCGCGGGACGGGACTGGACGATCGGTGACTACGCAGCGGGGATTGCGAAGGCTCCGCAGACGAACCGACCCACCCGGACCATGAATGCACGGGCGCTGGTTGCGTTCATCAAGAGAATCCAGCTGCACCCGGAACTTCTGCATGTGGAGTGCCTGGCGCGAGGGCTGGATACGCACCCCGAAGTGGCGGGAAAGAACGACCGCATTCTCGAACAAGTCAATCTGGAGGCATTCCACACTCGGTTCACTCAGGAGATCGACCTTCCGGCCGGGGAGGTGCGTGCCTTCTTCGATTCGACGATGGCCACCAATCCGAGCGTGTTCGATGTGCCGGAACGCGTGAATGTCCTCATGATGATTCACACGGAAGAAGACGCCGTTCGGGCCGGGCTGGGTCGGATTCGTGCGGGAGAGGACGAACGGATCGTGGCGTGCGAGGTAACCCTGGACTTCAAGACGAAGTACAAGGACGCCGAGACCGGGTTGCTGGCACGCGGAAACTACGCGCCACAGGTCGAGGATGTCATGTTCTCGCGCAAACCGGGGTCCGGGTGGTCTTCGCCGATCGTCACCGAGACGGGCACGGCTGCCGTCCGGGTGCTGGAGCACGAAGACGCGCGCGTTGCGGAGTTTGAGGAAGTCGAACAGATGCTTACTCAGCAGATGGCGCAGGCGCGGGGTGAGAGTGCCTTCGAGGAGTGGCTGAGTGCTCGCCGGGAGAGTCTGGGCGTGGAGATTCACGACGACGCTCTCCAGCTGATCGGCAAGAGCGTCACGGGAGAGGAACATGACGGTTAGCCCGCACACGCTTTCGCGGTCTTTCCGGAGGGCGGGGGGATTCCCTGCCCTCCTCCTTTTGCTGTGCGTGGCGGCTGCTTCGGCGGGGACGAGTGTTCTCGACCGGATTCTGGCGGTGGTCGGCGACGAGATCATCCTCCTGTCCGAGGTGGAGGAGGAGCTGGCGCTGGCCAGCGTGCAGGGGGCGCTGGACCTCTCCGATGGCCGGGCCGTCGCCGCGGCACGGAGCCAGCTGCTCAACCAGATGGTCGACGAGAGGATTCTCCTGGTACAGGCGAGGCGCGAGGGGATTCGTGTCTCGCGGTCGGAAATCGACGAGGCCGTGGACCGGGCGTTCGGGGATCTTCGCAGCCGGTTCCCGTCGGAGAGTGCCTTCGACGAGCAGCTCCGGAGCGAGGGGCTGACGCGGGACACGCTGCTGGCCCGATACCGTGACAAGATCGAGGATCAGCTTCTGGTTCGGCAGCTGGTCGAGCGGGAAGTGCGGTCGGATGTGGAGATCCCGGAAGGCGAGGTCGTTGCGTACTGGAACGAGAATCGCGAGGACCTTCCCCCGATTCCCGCAAGTCTGGACCTCAGTCGCATTGTACTTCGTACGGACCCTGGCGGGGGCGACAGCACGGCCGTGCTGCGAGCGGAGAGAGTGCTTCAGCGCCTGCAAGACGGCGAGGACTTCGCTGCCCTGGCCACGGTCTTCTCCGAAGGACCGGCGGCTTCGCGCGGAGGAGAACTCGGCAGGTTCCTTCTTGCGGACCTGGCGCCGCCCATCGCCTCTGCCGTGGCGGATCTGTCAGCGGACGCCGTGTCCGGGGTGGTCGTCACCTCCCGGGGGGCGCACATTCTCCGCGTGGACGCCCGCGAAGGAGACATGCTCAGCCTGCGGCAGATCGTGTTCCTGTTGGACGAAGACGCGTCGCGCGCCTCGCTTCGTGCGCGTGCGGAGGCGCTCCTCGTCAGACTCCACGCGGGAGAGGACTTCGCGGAACTGGCGCGGACGGAGTCCGCGGAGGCTCACACGGCGGCTTCCGGGGGGGAACTGGGCGTCGTGTCGGTGGACGCGCTTCCGCCCGCATACCGAACGCTGTTTCAGGAACTGGCCCCCGGGGGAATCACGGATCCGCTGGAAGAAGAGGGCGATCTGGTGATCTATCGCCTGAATGCGGTCCAGGGGGAGCGCCCGGCGACGCTGGAGGAAATGCATCCGAGGATCGAGGAGTACCTCCGCCAGGGCCGCGTTCAGGAAGTGCTTGCGGCGTATGTTGCCGAGGTCCGCGAGGAGATCCACATCGAACTGCGGCTGACCGACGATCCCTCCGCCGGAGCCGCCCCGGACACGCCGTGAAACCCCCGCGCCGTCCCCTTCTGGCCGTCACGGCGGGAGATCCGGCGGGGATCGGGCCGGAGATTGTCGCGCGCTCGCTTGCTGACGGCTCGCTTGCCGCGCACGGGCGGGTTCTGGTGTATGCGCACCCCGGGCTCTTCGACGCGGAATGCGCACGGGCCGGGGTCGATCCGCTGCCGCGCGGGATGGAGTCTTCGCAAGTCGCGGCCCTTTCCCCCGCAAGTGAAGCGCCCGTGCCGACGGGTTTTGCCTTCGGGCAGCCCACGGCCTTCACCGGGCGTGTGGCCGCGGACTGCGTGGCCGCCGCCGCGCGGGATGCCATGGCGGGGCGCGTGGATGCCGTGGTGACGGCACCCGTTTCCAAGGCAGCCCTCCGGAGCGCGGGAGTGCCGCACGCGGGGCACACCGGGTTTCTGGCGGAACTCTGCGGGGCGCCGTCGGTCGCGATGATGTTCGTGGCGGGCGACCTTCGCGTGAGCCTCGCGACGGTTCACATCCCGCTGGCCGAAGTTCCCTCCGCGCTGACTGTTTCCGGTGTGCTGGAGACTCTTCGTCTGACTCGCGAGAAGGTCCACGCGGTTCTCGGCGGGCGGGAACCGAGGATCGCGCTCCTCGGAGTCAACCCGCACGCCGGGGAGGACGGGCTTCTCGGGCCGGAGGAGACAGAAGTGCTGGAACCGGTTCGCGCCGCCGCCGCCCGCAAGGGGTGGCGGGTAGAGGGGCCCTACCCGGCAGATTCGTACTTCCGGAGCGGAGTGACCCGGCATGACGCGGTGCTGGCCATGTACCACGACCAGGGACTCCTCCCGGTAAAGCTGCTCTCCGGGGGCCGCGCCGTGAATGTGACGCTGGGGCTTCCGTTTCTGCGGACAAGCGTGGACCACGGAACCGCCTTCGACATCGCGGGCCGGGGCACCGCTCGCACGGACAGTCTTCTTGCCGCGTCGGAACTGGCGGCGGAGTGGACGACGCTCCCCGTTCCGGGATAGCCTCTCCACGGAGGGAGGGGTGGCGAATGCTCAGGATCACCCAGGCCGGAAAGCAGTTTCCCGGAGGGCGGTGGGGACTCCGCGGAGTGAGCTTTGCGATGAAGCCGGGTGAGTTCGTGTTTCTCACCGGTCCCAGCGGTGCGGGCAAGACCACACTTCTCCGCCTTCTTTCGATGGAAGAGCCGCCGACGGTCGGCGAAGCCCGTATCGGCGAGTTCTCCACCCGGACCATCCGGCGTCGAGAAGTCCCACGACTCCGGCGGAAGATAGGGCTGGTCTTCCAGGACTTCCGGCTTCTGCCGGACCGGTCCGCTTTCGAGAACATTGCGCTGGTGCTGCGCGTCATCGGTTCGCCGCGCGCGCAGATTCACCGGCGGGTCATGCGATCGCTCGCGGCAGTCGGACTCTCCGGAAGGGGCGACGCGCTGCCTGGTGAACTCTCCGCCGGAGAGCGACAGCGCGTGGGGATTGCGCGAGCGATCGTGAACGATCCGCTGGTTGTGCTGGCGGATGAGCCCACCGGCAATGTGGATCGCGACACGACGCGGGAGATCTTCGCGCTGCTTCAGAAAGTGTCCGATGCCGGAACCAGCGTTCTTGTGGCGACTCACGACGCAGCCATGGTCGCGGCCATCGACGCACGGACTCTTGCGCTTGATTCGGGGCGGCTCGTTTCGGATACGCCCCCCGGTTCCGCCGTCGCCGCCATCGCCCGCCCGGTGGCGACTCCCGGCCCCGGACACTCCCCCAGGTCGTTCGCATGAGCCGGGCGTTGGGGTTCACGATTCGCGAAGGACTGTTGAACCTGCGGCGCGCTCCGCTCCTCGCGCTGTCCTCGGTATCGGTGATGACGCTTTCCCTGTTCGTCCTGGGGATCTTCCTTCTGCTGACCGTCAACCTGCGCGCCGTGATTCTGGCAGCCCAGCGGGAGGTGGAGATCGTCGTCTTCGTCGAAGAGGGCGCGCCGCAGGAGGAACTTCTCGCGGTGGACGCCGCGCTGCGTGCGCACCCCGCGGTTTCCGGCCTCGTGTTTCTCGCCCGCGAAGAGGCGCTCGTGCGGTTCCGGGGAGAACTGGGCGAGCGGGAGTACCTGCTCGACGCGCTGGAGTCCAACCCGCTGCCGGACACATTTGAGGTCGCACTGTTCGATGACTGGAAGTCCACGGCTCGCCTGCGAAGCGTCGCCGAGGACATTGGCGGACTGGCGGGCGTCGCGGAAGTGAAGTACGGGCGCGAATGGGTGGGGCGTCTCAACCGGATCATCGTTGCGCTGGTGCTGGTGGATCTGTTTCTCGGAATCGTGGTGGCGCTGTCTTCGCTGGTTGTGGTGGCGAACACGATTCGCCTGACGCTGATCGCTCGGCGCGAAATGATCGAGATCATGAAGCTCGTCGGCGCGACGGCAGGTGTCATTCGTCGGCCGTTTGTGGTGGAGGGCGTGGTTCAGGGGGCGGTCGCGGCGGCTCTGGCCATGGCGCTCCTTCTGGGGCTCGCCGCCTTCCTCGATGGCCGCGCGGGCGGCGTGGTGTTTCCGCCCACGGAAGCGATCGTGGGGTTCCTGCTGTTCGGCGCGTTCCTGGGCGGCCTTGGCGGGGTGATCTCGCTTCAGGGGCTTCTGCGGCGATGGTAACCGCCCGGCTTCCCGGTCCGGCGGTCGTCTTCCTGACGGCGATGCTTGTGGCGCTCCCTCCCGTTTCCCGGGGTGCCGCGGATGAAACGCAGGTGCGCGAGGAGATTCAGCGCGAGGAGACGGAGCTTCAGCGGATTGAATCCGACCTCGACCGCACGCGGGATCGAACGCGTGCTCTTTCGGACAAGGAGACGCGGGTTCTTACGGAACTGAACCGGATCGACTCGGATCTTACACGAGGAGAGGCGGCCGTATCCAGAATGCGTGCCCGCGAGGAGAGTCTGGCGAAGGAGGCGGCGCGGGCCGGGGAACTGCTGGTGCAGGAAGAGGCGCGGCTGGACGAGAGGCGCGAGATTCTTCGGCGCAGGCTCCGGAACATCTACATGTACGGAGAGCGAGCCGGGCTTCAGGTGCTCTTGAGCGCGACTTCCGCCGTGGACCTCGTGCGGCGCTTCGACTGGCTGCTTCTGGTGGCGGCGCAGGATCGCCGACTGGAGCGGGATGTGCGCGTCGCCGTGGAGGCGGTGGCCGACGCGAGCACCGAACTGGAATCGCGGCACGCGGAGTCGGAGGCGGTCCGCCGGGATGCCGAACAGGAGCAGGCCGGGCTGCGTCGCAGTCAGGGTGACCGCCGGAAGCTGCTCGAATCGGTCCGTGGAGAGCGGGAAGGCCACGAGCGCATTGCCCGGGAACTGGAGTCGGCGCGCGCCAGCGTGCAGGAACTTCTGGCGGAGCTGGAGGAACAGGCGCGTCGCGCGCGTCGTGCAGGAGAACTCCCGGCGGGCGGAACCGGGTTCGCCGGGGCGAAGGGCGGGCTTCCGTGGCCGGTGGAAGGGCGTCTGTCGAGGAGGTTCGGCGTGAAGCGGGACCCCCGGTTCGGCACCTCGACCTTCAGCGGCGGACTGGACATCCAGGCGCCTGCGGGAACGGAGGTCATCGCGGTTCACCGGGGTCGCGTGGACTATGTGGACTGGCTCCCCGGGTACGGCCAGTGCATCATCCTGAATCACGGGAACGGTTACTACACGCTGTACGCCCACACGGAGCGTGTGTTTGTGGCGGCGGGAGATGGGGTCTTTGCCGGGGAGCGCGTCGCGACCGTGGGGGATACGGGATCGCTGACGGGAGACGCGCTGCACTTTGAGATCCGCAAGGACGCCGAACCCGTGGACCCGTTGCCGTGGCTCGGCCCGGCGCGCCTCCGGTAGCGTTGCTTGACCGGGCGGTCCCTCCCGTTGGACACTCCCGAACCCCACAGCCCGGGAGAGTCCGCGTGAAGCGCAAGTTCTACCTCACGACCGCCATTGACTATGTGAACTCAAAACCGCATCTGGGCACGGCCTACGAGAAGATCGCCGCCGACTGCCTCGTTCGTGCACGCCGACTTGCGGGCGATGAGGTTCTCTTCGTCATGGGCAACGACGAGCACTCCATCAATGTCGCGCGTCGGGCGGAGGAAGAGGGCTTGGCCCCGCTTGCGTATTGCGATCGCATGGGAGACGAGTTCCGCGCCGCATGGAAACGCCTGAACATCTCCTTCGACGATTTTATCCGGACGACCGAACCCCGGCACCGGTCCGCTGTCGAGGAGATCATCCGCCGCGTTCGTGATCGCGATCACATCACGACCTCCCGGTACAAGGGCTGGTACTGCGAAGGGTGCGAGGCGTTCTTCACCG
This genomic window contains:
- a CDS encoding permease-like cell division protein FtsX, whose translation is MSRALGFTIREGLLNLRRAPLLALSSVSVMTLSLFVLGIFLLLTVNLRAVILAAQREVEIVVFVEEGAPQEELLAVDAALRAHPAVSGLVFLAREEALVRFRGELGEREYLLDALESNPLPDTFEVALFDDWKSTARLRSVAEDIGGLAGVAEVKYGREWVGRLNRIIVALVLVDLFLGIVVALSSLVVVANTIRLTLIARREMIEIMKLVGATAGVIRRPFVVEGVVQGAVAAALAMALLLGLAAFLDGRAGGVVFPPTEAIVGFLLFGAFLGGLGGVISLQGLLRRW
- a CDS encoding peptidylprolyl isomerase, with translation MRTVIGLLAVMALVAGCGGNGRDKDVVASAGDIQVTLADFHAALESITPAYRPEVATMEGRRSFANDVLNHRIILQAAEESGPPMDPRVTAALEENARSMMAGVLYREVVEGTVEVTGKDVADLYERRSENVDMSHILVGSREEADRILGNIRSGSTSFEAAAQEHSLDPSTAREGGHSGEVSWTSKAAPHQMAAFDAEVGVLTGPIETEYGYHILLVHERVPAEQLPLEELRHTLRTEVRQMKEFEAMRDFYASLCDQHSLTWNDSGLSALQDVLARDLAQDIDTIPPADRFVPSPTRDEAAQVLATFAGRDWTIGDYAAGIAKAPQTNRPTRTMNARALVAFIKRIQLHPELLHVECLARGLDTHPEVAGKNDRILEQVNLEAFHTRFTQEIDLPAGEVRAFFDSTMATNPSVFDVPERVNVLMMIHTEEDAVRAGLGRIRAGEDERIVACEVTLDFKTKYKDAETGLLARGNYAPQVEDVMFSRKPGSGWSSPIVTETGTAAVRVLEHEDARVAEFEEVEQMLTQQMAQARGESAFEEWLSARRESLGVEIHDDALQLIGKSVTGEEHDG
- a CDS encoding peptidylprolyl isomerase; this translates as MAAASAGTSVLDRILAVVGDEIILLSEVEEELALASVQGALDLSDGRAVAAARSQLLNQMVDERILLVQARREGIRVSRSEIDEAVDRAFGDLRSRFPSESAFDEQLRSEGLTRDTLLARYRDKIEDQLLVRQLVEREVRSDVEIPEGEVVAYWNENREDLPPIPASLDLSRIVLRTDPGGGDSTAVLRAERVLQRLQDGEDFAALATVFSEGPAASRGGELGRFLLADLAPPIASAVADLSADAVSGVVVTSRGAHILRVDAREGDMLSLRQIVFLLDEDASRASLRARAEALLVRLHAGEDFAELARTESAEAHTAASGGELGVVSVDALPPAYRTLFQELAPGGITDPLEEEGDLVIYRLNAVQGERPATLEEMHPRIEEYLRQGRVQEVLAAYVAEVREEIHIELRLTDDPSAGAAPDTP
- a CDS encoding peptidoglycan DD-metalloendopeptidase family protein, with amino-acid sequence MVTARLPGPAVVFLTAMLVALPPVSRGAADETQVREEIQREETELQRIESDLDRTRDRTRALSDKETRVLTELNRIDSDLTRGEAAVSRMRAREESLAKEAARAGELLVQEEARLDERREILRRRLRNIYMYGERAGLQVLLSATSAVDLVRRFDWLLLVAAQDRRLERDVRVAVEAVADASTELESRHAESEAVRRDAEQEQAGLRRSQGDRRKLLESVRGEREGHERIARELESARASVQELLAELEEQARRARRAGELPAGGTGFAGAKGGLPWPVEGRLSRRFGVKRDPRFGTSTFSGGLDIQAPAGTEVIAVHRGRVDYVDWLPGYGQCIILNHGNGYYTLYAHTERVFVAAGDGVFAGERVATVGDTGSLTGDALHFEIRKDAEPVDPLPWLGPARLR
- the mfd gene encoding transcription-repair coupling factor, producing MNSVAEVVDALAGAAPIRETRDALQESRNTTLLGLACSARGVALAHLQCASGRPLLVVVPSREEAEALVGDLEACLGEDAVFYFPDTEVLPYDSRSPHVGLTAERVESLAALAAAGAPVTVTTASALAGRTLPRALFDSSVLRLRTGGEIALDDLTTALAVRGFRRERLVEEIGTFAVRGGLIDLYPFGERNPIRVELFGDEIESIRSFDAATQLTVSESRKVTILPQRELILTDEVVKSASARGDLPFDRGADPFVEGVESYLPRFHPDASTLLDYLPDDAAIVLDEPGRVRDEIASAMAAAEEAHAELTSRGRSLPAPSELRAAAGEIAEGMARRTVLRLALFEGESVNTALAAGEGARPETRRLRVHSQEAHRGNFAVFRERLTGILDEGHTVHILCDNRGQADRLSGMLDELAERVHLRVASLRNGFSIPDIGLVVLTDHELFARTGRRYRAFRHGGGAPIHDYAALRKGDFVVHVEHGLARYAGIHLLRAGGVESECLLLRYSGGDTLYVPVDQLNLVQKYVGGESGESPPVHRLGSGQWEKVRARARKSVEKMAAELLEIHAARTERRRDPYPPDGEWQTEMEASFIYEETRDQRRATDDVKRDMTSPRPMDRLVCGDVGYGKTEVAIRAAFKAATEGRQVAVLVPTTILAQQHLNTFRERLAAYPVVVEMLSRFVAPKDIRQTVARIGRGEVDIVIGTHRILSKDVMFPKLGLVIVDEEQRFGVAHKEKLKRFRRLVDVLTLTATPIPRTLSMAISGLRDISVINTPPPNKLPIETEVLESSDEVVCKAILREIKRGGQVFFVHNRVRSIGAMAERLRELLPELRFDVAHGQMAERELEKVMMEFLDRRSDVLVSTMIIESGLDLPNVNTILVSRADTLGLAQLYQLRGRVGRSNHRAFAYLLLPPGGELSDVARKRLRAIEEFSDLGSGFRLATRDMEIRGVGNFLGPEQTGHVHAIGYDLYCRLLREEIARLRGEAPPEERSVVKMTAEVDAFLPPDYIDDPDQRILFYKRLADLSDRRELPRVEEELRDRYGRLPDPARHLLLLKEMRLLAESGGVEELFVGKEAATLRLADGCSPSPATMKELLRVVPGDLSFRADGREGLRLRLEALTPEEVRESIRALLRVLGDSDTVPRSGVVE
- the pdxA gene encoding 4-hydroxythreonine-4-phosphate dehydrogenase PdxA; this translates as MKPPRRPLLAVTAGDPAGIGPEIVARSLADGSLAAHGRVLVYAHPGLFDAECARAGVDPLPRGMESSQVAALSPASEAPVPTGFAFGQPTAFTGRVAADCVAAAARDAMAGRVDAVVTAPVSKAALRSAGVPHAGHTGFLAELCGAPSVAMMFVAGDLRVSLATVHIPLAEVPSALTVSGVLETLRLTREKVHAVLGGREPRIALLGVNPHAGEDGLLGPEETEVLEPVRAAAARKGWRVEGPYPADSYFRSGVTRHDAVLAMYHDQGLLPVKLLSGGRAVNVTLGLPFLRTSVDHGTAFDIAGRGTARTDSLLAASELAAEWTTLPVPG
- a CDS encoding ATP-binding cassette domain-containing protein — encoded protein: MLRITQAGKQFPGGRWGLRGVSFAMKPGEFVFLTGPSGAGKTTLLRLLSMEEPPTVGEARIGEFSTRTIRRREVPRLRRKIGLVFQDFRLLPDRSAFENIALVLRVIGSPRAQIHRRVMRSLAAVGLSGRGDALPGELSAGERQRVGIARAIVNDPLVVLADEPTGNVDRDTTREIFALLQKVSDAGTSVLVATHDAAMVAAIDARTLALDSGRLVSDTPPGSAVAAIARPVATPGPGHSPRSFA